A section of the Pristiophorus japonicus isolate sPriJap1 chromosome 4, sPriJap1.hap1, whole genome shotgun sequence genome encodes:
- the LOC139262004 gene encoding protocadherin-10-like produces the protein MASALMSGASFIFLLGLSDLVSGQIRYSIPEELEHGAFVGNIAEDLRLNVWELSSRNFRLVSDDIKQYMEVNLENGILFVNERIDREQLCRQSSTCTLSLQLALDNPLEIHPVAVKILDVNDNSPSFTKSEFFLQISEIIAPGARFPLESALDPDVGTNTISSYQISPNEHFDIKVQTRRDGSKRGELLLEKPLDREQQSMVNLVLTAIDGGIPHRSGTARIIITVLDVNDNAPLFDYEVYKATIVENVAQGTLVTTINAADLDEGTNAELTYSFTNPVPQRIRELFKLDPETGEIRVQGVLDFEASNVYELDVQAVDNASESITGHATVMVDIIDTNDNAPEIDVTLVSLAVREDARSGTVIALISVADPDSGEYGQVQCKVPGNIPFKLENPLRSNYKLVTDGILDRESAAFYNITISAWDGGSPPLSTSKPISVTVTDVNDNAPRFTQSSYNMYLMENNNPGVSIFDVTALDVDLNQNGKITYSMLENQVRELSASAYVTINSKNGNIYALRSIDYEQLKHFQIKVQAQDAGSPPMSSTAIVNVIVLDQNDNAPVIVSPLTSNSSTSVEIVPQSVYPGYLLTKVIATDADSGQNARLSYQLLEATDPSLFTVGLLSGEIKATRYLRDQDIVTERLVLCVKDNGQPTLSISTTISFSILSNVTETLPERTDTARQSEYFGDLNVYLIIILGSTSFLFLIIIIFLVVLKLKQVSTIAENDSRSKSNNAFSRRPGPNDPLNYTGPAQAEGYRYTVCLSPESSKSDFLFLKPCHPTLPFNDLGVRDTNATK, from the coding sequence ATGGCGAGTGCACTGATGAGCGGGGCGTCTTTCATTTTCCTGCTTGGTTTGTCGGACCTGGTTTCGGGACAGATTCGCTACTCGATTCCGGAGGAGCTGGAGCACGGGGCCTTTGTGGGGAATATCGCTGAGGATTTAAGGTTAAACGTTTGGGAGTTATCGTCTCGCAACTTTCGGCTGGTCTCTGATGACATAAAGCAATACATGGAGGTAAATCTGGAGAATGGGATTTTGTTTGTGAATGAAAGAATCGACAGAGAACAGCTTTGTAGACAAAGCTCTACATGTACCCTTTCTCTTCAATTAGCGCTGGATAATCCTCTGGAAATACACCCCGTTGCAGTGAAGATACTCGATGTAAATGATAATTCGCCCAGTTTTACAAAGAGTGAATTCTTCCTGCAGATCAGTGAGATAATTGCGCCGGGTGCGCGCTTTCCTCTCGAGAGCGCGCTCGATCCGGATGTGGGCACAAATACAATCAGTTCTTACCAGATCAGTCCAAATGAGCATTTCGATATTAAAGTGCAGACAAGAAGGGATGGGAGTAAACGTGGGGAGCTATTATTAGAGAAGCCCCTGGACCGTGAGCAACAGTCAATGGTTAATCTTGTACTGACGGCCATTGACGGTGGGATTCCCCATAGATCTGGCACAGCTCGGATTATCATTACAGTATTGGACGTGAATGATAACGCACCTTTATTTGATTATGAAGTCTACAAGGCGACTATAGTAGAAAATGTCGCACAAGGTACATTGGTGACAACAATTAACGCTGCTGATTTAGATGAAGGTACGAACGCTGAACTAACATATTCGTTCACCAATCCAGTTCCCCAAAGGATTCGCGAGCTGTTCAAATTGGACCCGGAAACTGGAGAGATCAGAGTTCAAGGCGTACTGGATTTTGAGGCATCAAATGTTTATGAACTTGATGTACAAGCTGTGGATAATGCATCAGAAAGTATAACAGGACACGCCACAGTTATGGTCGATATTATAGACACGAATGATAATGCACCTGAGATAGACGTGACCTTGGTGTCCCTCGCGGTGCGGGAAGATGCTCGTTCCGGTACTGTGATCGCTCTGATCAGCGTAGCGGATCCAGATTCTGGTGAATATGGACAAGTTCAGTGTAAGGTTCCAGGAAATATTCCGTTTAAGCTCGAAAATCCTTTGAGAAGCAATTATAAGTTGGTTACCGATGGTATTCTTGATCGAGAATCGGCCGCTTTTTATAACATCACCATTTCAGCCTGGGACGGAGGGTCTCCTCCTCTTTCAACAAGTAAACCTATCTCCGTTACGGTAACTGATGTAAATGACAACGCACCGAGGTTTACACAATCCTCATATAATATGTATTTAATGGAAAACAACAATCCAGGTGTTTCTATATTTGACGTTACCGCTTTAGATGTTGATTTGAATCAGAATGGAAAAATCACCTATTCTATGCTGGAGAATCAGGTGCGGGAACTGTCTGCTTCGGCCTACGTCACGATTAACTCCAAAAATGGGAACATTTATGCCCTGCGCTCCATTGACTATGAGCAACTGAAACATTTCCAGATCAAAGTTCAAGCTCAGGATGCTGGATCTCCCCCAATGAGCAGCACTGCAATCGTGAATGTTATTGTACTGGACCAAAATGACAATGCTCCGGTTATTGTTTCACCTTTAACGTCGAACAGCTCAACATCAGTGGAGATTGTGCCACAGTCAGTGTATCCAGGATACTTGCTCACCAAGGTAATCGCGACTGATGCCGATTCCGGTCAGAACGCACGGCTTTCCTACcaactgttggaggccactgatcCCAGTCTGTTTACTGTGGGGCTTCTCTCTGGAGAAATCAAAGCAACTCGATATTTACGGGACCAAGATATCGTCACAGAAAGACTGGTCCTCTGCGTGAAGGACAATGGACAGCCGACTCTCTCCATTTCGACCACAATCTCCTTTTCAATCTTGTCCAACGTTACCGAAACATTGCCTGAACGAACTGACACAGCAAGACAGTCCGAATATTTTGGGGACTTAAATGTTTACTTAATCATTATTTTAGGATCAACATCTTTCTTGTTTCTTATAATCATAATTTTTCTGGTCGTCCTGAAACTTAAACAAGTTAGCACTATTGCTGAAAATGACAGCCGGAGTAAATCGAATAATGCCTTTAGTCGGAGGCCTGGACCAAATGACCCATTAAACTATACCGGACCTGCTCAGGCTGAAGGTTATCGCTATACCGTGTGTTTATCTCCTGAATCATCCAAAAGTGATTTTCTGTTTCTTAAGCCCTGTCATCCTACCTTGCCTTTCAATGATTTGGGTGTTCGGGACACCAATGCAACCAAATAA